From one Hirundo rustica isolate bHirRus1 chromosome 8, bHirRus1.pri.v3, whole genome shotgun sequence genomic stretch:
- the FGF8 gene encoding fibroblast growth factor 8 isoform X1, producing MDPCSSLFSYVLMHLFVLCLQAQHVREQSLVTDQLSRRLVRTYQLYSRTSGKHVQILDNKKINAMAEDGDVHAKLIVETDTFGSRVRIKGAATGFYICMNKKGKLIGKSNGKGKDCVFTEIVLENNYTALQNAKYEGWYMAFTRKGRPRKGSKTRQHQREVHFMKRLPKGHQTTEPHRRFEFLNYPFNRRSKRTRNSSSRAP from the exons ATGGACCCCTGCTCTTCGCTCTTCAGCTACGT GTTAATGCACTTGTTCGTCCTCTGCCTGCAAGCCCAG CATgtgagggagcagagcctggtgaCAGATCAGCTCAGCCGGCGGCTCGTCCGTACCTACCAGCTGTACAGCCGGACCAGCGGGAAACATGTGCAGATCTTGGACAACAAGAAAATCAATGCGATGGCAGAGGATGGGGATGTGCACG ccaAGCTCATCGTGGAGACAGACACCTTTGGGAGCCGCGTGCGTATCAAGGGGGCAGCCACAGGCTTCTACATCTGCATGAACAAGAAGGGGAAGCTGATTGGCAAG AGCAACGGCAAAGGCAAGGACTGCGTGTTCACGGAGATCGTGCTGGAGAACAACTACACGGCGCTGCAGAACGCCAAGTACGAGGGCTGGTACATGGCCTTCACCCGCAAGGGCCGCCCGCGCAAGGGCTCCAAGACCCGGCAGCACCAGCGGGAGGTGCACTTCATGAAGAGGCTTCCCAAGGGCCACCAGACCACCGAGCCCCACAGACGCTTTGAGTTCCTCAACTACCCCTTCAACCGGAGAAGTAAAAGGACTAGAAACTCCAGCTCCAGAGCTCCTTGA
- the FGF8 gene encoding fibroblast growth factor 8 isoform X2 — protein MDPCSSLFSYVLMHLFVLCLQAQVTVQSPPNFTQHVREQSLVTDQLSRRLVRTYQLYSRTSGKHVQILDNKKINAMAEDGDVHAKLIVETDTFGSRVRIKGAATGFYICMNKKGKLIGKSNGKGKDCVFTEIVLENNYTALQNAKYEGWYMAFTRKGRPRKGSKTRQHQREVHFMKRLPKGHQTTEPHRRFEFLNYPFNRRSKRTRNSSSRAP, from the exons ATGGACCCCTGCTCTTCGCTCTTCAGCTACGT GTTAATGCACTTGTTCGTCCTCTGCCTGCAAGCCCAG GTAACTGTTCAGTCCCCACCTAATTTTACACAGCATgtgagggagcagagcctggtgaCAGATCAGCTCAGCCGGCGGCTCGTCCGTACCTACCAGCTGTACAGCCGGACCAGCGGGAAACATGTGCAGATCTTGGACAACAAGAAAATCAATGCGATGGCAGAGGATGGGGATGTGCACG ccaAGCTCATCGTGGAGACAGACACCTTTGGGAGCCGCGTGCGTATCAAGGGGGCAGCCACAGGCTTCTACATCTGCATGAACAAGAAGGGGAAGCTGATTGGCAAG AGCAACGGCAAAGGCAAGGACTGCGTGTTCACGGAGATCGTGCTGGAGAACAACTACACGGCGCTGCAGAACGCCAAGTACGAGGGCTGGTACATGGCCTTCACCCGCAAGGGCCGCCCGCGCAAGGGCTCCAAGACCCGGCAGCACCAGCGGGAGGTGCACTTCATGAAGAGGCTTCCCAAGGGCCACCAGACCACCGAGCCCCACAGACGCTTTGAGTTCCTCAACTACCCCTTCAACCGGAGAAGTAAAAGGACTAGAAACTCCAGCTCCAGAGCTCCTTGA